A genome region from Natronobeatus ordinarius includes the following:
- a CDS encoding FAD-dependent oxidoreductase has protein sequence MEGTEVTVENVCEVGPETIALELATPEGFDALPGQFVVLRTELDGEEITRYYTISSPTVEETFELTVGIDPDGDLSPWLADLEGGETVHVDGPHGQSTYEGAGDVVAVAGGPGVGPAVAIAEAAHQAGHEAAVIYQDDEPAHRDRLESLEAAGADVLFLADGDDASLADAIKTYHENGQVYVFGFADFVRTVADAIDDADGDADEALIENFG, from the coding sequence ATGGAAGGCACCGAAGTCACCGTCGAGAACGTCTGCGAGGTCGGCCCCGAGACGATCGCACTCGAGCTGGCGACGCCCGAGGGGTTCGATGCGCTGCCGGGACAGTTCGTCGTCCTGCGAACCGAACTCGACGGCGAGGAGATCACGCGCTACTACACGATCTCCTCGCCGACGGTCGAGGAGACGTTCGAACTCACCGTCGGCATCGATCCCGATGGCGACCTCTCGCCGTGGCTTGCCGACCTCGAGGGTGGCGAGACGGTCCACGTCGACGGTCCCCACGGACAGAGCACGTACGAAGGGGCCGGAGACGTCGTCGCGGTCGCCGGCGGGCCCGGCGTCGGCCCCGCAGTCGCCATCGCCGAAGCGGCCCACCAGGCCGGCCACGAGGCGGCCGTCATCTACCAGGACGACGAACCCGCCCACCGGGACCGACTCGAGTCGCTCGAGGCGGCGGGCGCCGACGTGCTCTTCCTCGCGGACGGTGACGACGCGTCGCTCGCCGACGCGATCAAGACCTACCACGAGAACGGGCAGGTCTACGTCTTCGGGTTCGCCGACTTCGTCCGGACGGTCGCCGACGCGATCGACGACGCGGATGGCGACGCCGACGAGGCGCTGATCGAGAACTTCGGCTGA
- a CDS encoding alpha/beta hydrolase, producing the protein MSFVDRVRARWRLVIVALVALVVLALLGAAIFLLTPYTADPDRLAAVEEREDVTLERVDGAVILTGGEVTAETTGIVLYPGARVEPESYAPTMAPLVAERDVLVVIPEMPLNLAVLDSNAADDVMATHPEVDRWVVGGHSLGGAMACRYTAAHPDSADGLLLLAAYCDDGDDLRETDVPVLSIQGSEDGVIDAEAERENRALLGDRSRIVEIDGMNHAQFGAYGDQRGDDPATIADHEASDRLVERTLEWLDELEESPSVSVAAPAAAY; encoded by the coding sequence GTGTCGTTCGTCGATCGCGTGCGAGCGCGCTGGCGGCTCGTCATCGTCGCGCTGGTCGCCCTGGTCGTCCTCGCGCTCCTCGGGGCAGCGATCTTCCTTCTGACGCCGTACACCGCCGATCCCGATCGGCTCGCGGCCGTCGAGGAACGTGAGGACGTCACGCTCGAGCGCGTCGACGGCGCCGTAATCCTCACCGGCGGTGAGGTGACCGCCGAGACCACCGGGATCGTCCTCTATCCCGGCGCGCGGGTCGAACCCGAGAGCTACGCGCCGACGATGGCGCCGCTCGTCGCCGAGCGCGACGTGCTCGTCGTGATCCCCGAAATGCCGCTCAACCTCGCGGTGCTCGACTCGAACGCGGCCGACGACGTGATGGCGACCCACCCAGAGGTCGACCGGTGGGTCGTCGGCGGCCACTCGCTGGGCGGGGCGATGGCCTGTCGCTACACGGCGGCACATCCCGACTCGGCCGACGGCCTCCTCCTGCTGGCTGCCTACTGTGACGACGGCGACGACCTGCGGGAGACCGACGTTCCAGTACTCTCGATCCAGGGCAGCGAAGACGGCGTGATCGACGCCGAAGCCGAGCGCGAGAACCGGGCGTTGCTCGGTGACCGCTCACGGATCGTCGAGATCGACGGCATGAATCACGCCCAGTTCGGTGCCTACGGCGACCAGCGCGGCGACGATCCAGCGACGATCGCCGATCACGAGGCGAGCGATCGACTCGTCGAACGCACCCTCGAGTGGCTCGACGAACTCGAGGAATCACCGTCAGTATCAGTCGCTGCCCCCGCCGCGGCGTACTGA
- a CDS encoding DUF5779 family protein has product MSDFDLDLRTVEEHIDDDEQAFEGSIVLDVLDGTTPPEEWLETIDNDNVLVLCVEGNVNELAAGFARDVKEMGGNLVHFRGFLIVAPPEVDVDTGRL; this is encoded by the coding sequence ATGAGCGATTTCGACCTCGATCTTCGGACTGTCGAGGAACACATCGACGACGACGAGCAGGCGTTCGAGGGAAGCATCGTCCTCGACGTACTCGACGGAACCACGCCGCCGGAGGAGTGGCTCGAGACCATCGACAACGACAACGTCCTCGTCCTCTGCGTCGAGGGGAACGTCAACGAACTGGCAGCCGGGTTCGCCCGCGACGTCAAGGAGATGGGTGGAAACCTCGTCCACTTTCGCGGGTTTCTGATCGTCGCGCCGCCGGAAGTCGACGTCGACACGGGCCGGCTCTGA
- the carB gene encoding carbamoyl-phosphate synthase large subunit — protein MSTDHDSAGDGTGDGRTILLIGSGPIQIGQAAEFDYSGAQACRALQEEGARVVLVNSNPATIMTDPEMADRVYLEPITTEAIAEIIRKENPDGVIAGLGGQTGLNVTAELAEEGILEEYDVEIMGTPLDTIYATEDRDLFRKRMQKIGQPVPRSTTISLEEGESVTEMSEENLRERVEDAVEAVGGLPVIARTTYTLGGSGSGVVEEMDELLARVRKGLRLSRNNEVLITESIAGWVELEYEVMRDADDSCIIICNMENIDPMGIHTGESTVVTPSQVIPDPGHQEMRTAALDVIRELGIQGGCNIQFAWRDDGTPGGEYRVVEVNPRVSRSSALASKATGYPIARVTAKVALGKRLHEIENEITGETTAAFEPAIDYVVTKVPRWPKDKFEDVEFELGTAMKSTGEAMAIGRTFEESLLKALRSTEYEPSVDWAEVGDEELEAEYLEKPTPDRPYAMFEAFDRGYTVEDVCELTGIHEWYVERYAHVTDAVEAAAEGDFTEAAITGHTNAQIAAAAGSDVTAVEEQVPGRTYKQVDTCAGEFAAQTPYYYSARKPEFERGPLEGAAAAGELEVDRDVESVVVVGGGPIRIGQGVEFDYCAVHAIQALRELGIDAHVVNNNPETVSTDYDTSDGLFFEPITAEEVADVAEAIDADGVMIQFGGQTSVNIGEPLQAEIDRRGLDCAVMGTSVEAMDLAEDRDRFNALMDELGIAQPEGGTAVSKTEALELAHEIGYPVLVRPSYVLGGRAMQVVYDDEELESYIEEAVRVSPDKPILVDNFLENAVELDVDAVSDGESVLIGGIMEHVESAGVHSGDSACMIPPRSLGRDVNRRVREVAEEIAKALDTVGLLNVQLAVKDGEVYVLEANPRSSRTVPFVSKVTGVPIAKIAAKVMAGASLEELDVEEQVPSQTSIKEVVLPFDRLPGSDPRLGPEMKSTGEVMGTADTFGKAYDKAQDAVGKPIPEDGTVVIDLSADEFPDPDTEAGEALVAGFTEYYDLCEAVDLVEAARRGEVDLIVSRKRELLEVAVEEEITYFSTEASAKAALEARAHRDDPMDVQSITDRPKRNEYWGQPKTQ, from the coding sequence ATGAGTACGGACCACGACAGTGCCGGAGACGGCACAGGAGACGGACGCACGATCTTGCTCATCGGGAGCGGCCCGATCCAGATCGGCCAGGCTGCGGAGTTCGACTACTCGGGAGCGCAGGCCTGTCGCGCGCTGCAAGAGGAGGGCGCACGCGTCGTCCTCGTCAACTCGAACCCGGCGACGATCATGACCGACCCGGAGATGGCCGACCGGGTCTACCTCGAGCCGATCACGACCGAAGCGATCGCCGAGATCATCCGCAAGGAAAACCCGGACGGCGTCATCGCCGGCCTCGGCGGCCAGACGGGGCTGAACGTCACGGCGGAACTCGCCGAGGAGGGAATCCTCGAGGAGTACGACGTCGAGATCATGGGGACGCCACTGGACACCATCTACGCGACCGAGGACCGCGACCTGTTCAGAAAGCGGATGCAGAAGATCGGCCAGCCCGTTCCGCGCTCGACGACGATCTCGCTCGAGGAGGGTGAGTCGGTCACCGAGATGAGCGAGGAGAACCTCCGCGAGCGCGTCGAGGACGCCGTCGAGGCCGTCGGCGGTCTGCCGGTCATCGCGCGCACGACGTACACGCTGGGCGGCTCCGGGTCGGGCGTCGTCGAGGAGATGGACGAACTGCTCGCCCGCGTGCGCAAGGGGCTGCGCCTCTCGCGGAACAACGAGGTGCTGATCACCGAGTCGATCGCCGGCTGGGTCGAACTCGAGTACGAGGTGATGCGCGACGCCGACGACTCCTGTATCATCATCTGTAACATGGAGAACATCGACCCGATGGGGATCCACACCGGCGAGTCGACGGTCGTCACCCCCTCGCAGGTCATCCCGGACCCCGGCCACCAGGAGATGCGCACCGCCGCGCTCGACGTCATCCGCGAGCTCGGCATCCAGGGTGGGTGTAACATCCAGTTCGCCTGGCGCGACGACGGCACGCCGGGCGGCGAGTACCGGGTCGTCGAAGTCAACCCCCGCGTCTCCCGCTCCTCTGCGCTGGCCTCGAAGGCGACGGGCTACCCCATCGCCCGCGTGACCGCGAAGGTCGCGCTCGGCAAGCGCCTCCACGAGATCGAAAACGAGATCACCGGCGAGACGACCGCCGCGTTCGAGCCAGCGATCGACTACGTGGTGACGAAGGTCCCGCGGTGGCCCAAGGACAAGTTCGAGGACGTCGAGTTCGAACTCGGGACGGCGATGAAGTCGACGGGCGAGGCGATGGCGATCGGGCGCACCTTCGAGGAGAGCCTGCTGAAGGCCCTCCGGTCGACGGAGTACGAGCCCAGCGTCGACTGGGCCGAGGTGGGTGACGAGGAACTCGAGGCCGAGTACCTCGAGAAGCCGACCCCTGACCGCCCCTACGCGATGTTCGAGGCGTTCGACCGGGGCTACACCGTCGAGGACGTCTGCGAGCTGACGGGCATCCACGAGTGGTACGTCGAGCGCTACGCCCACGTCACCGACGCCGTCGAGGCCGCCGCGGAGGGCGACTTCACCGAGGCGGCGATCACCGGCCACACGAACGCCCAGATCGCCGCGGCGGCCGGCTCGGACGTCACGGCCGTCGAGGAGCAGGTTCCCGGCCGCACCTACAAGCAGGTCGACACCTGCGCCGGCGAGTTCGCCGCCCAGACGCCGTACTACTACTCCGCGCGCAAACCCGAGTTCGAGCGCGGCCCGCTCGAGGGCGCCGCGGCCGCGGGCGAACTCGAGGTCGACCGTGACGTCGAGAGCGTCGTGGTCGTCGGCGGCGGCCCGATTCGGATCGGCCAGGGGGTCGAGTTCGACTACTGTGCGGTTCACGCGATCCAGGCGCTGCGCGAACTCGGCATCGACGCCCACGTCGTCAACAACAACCCCGAGACGGTCTCGACCGACTACGACACCTCCGACGGCCTCTTTTTCGAGCCGATCACGGCCGAGGAGGTCGCCGACGTCGCCGAGGCGATCGACGCCGACGGCGTTATGATCCAGTTCGGTGGCCAGACGTCGGTCAACATCGGCGAGCCCCTGCAGGCGGAGATCGACCGCCGTGGGCTCGACTGTGCGGTGATGGGGACGAGCGTCGAGGCGATGGACTTAGCCGAGGACCGCGACCGGTTCAACGCCCTCATGGACGAGCTGGGGATCGCCCAGCCGGAGGGTGGAACGGCCGTCTCGAAGACGGAAGCGCTCGAGCTCGCCCACGAGATCGGCTACCCCGTACTCGTCCGCCCCTCCTACGTGCTCGGCGGGCGTGCGATGCAGGTCGTCTACGACGACGAGGAACTCGAGAGCTACATCGAGGAGGCGGTCCGCGTGAGTCCGGACAAGCCGATCCTCGTCGACAACTTCCTCGAGAACGCAGTAGAGCTCGACGTCGACGCCGTCTCCGACGGCGAGTCGGTGCTCATCGGCGGCATCATGGAGCACGTCGAGAGCGCTGGCGTCCACTCCGGCGACTCCGCCTGTATGATCCCGCCGCGGTCGCTCGGTCGCGACGTCAACCGGCGCGTCCGCGAGGTCGCCGAAGAGATCGCCAAAGCGCTCGACACCGTCGGTCTGCTGAACGTCCAGCTCGCCGTGAAAGACGGCGAGGTGTACGTCCTCGAAGCGAACCCCCGCTCCTCCAGAACGGTGCCGTTCGTCTCGAAGGTGACGGGCGTCCCGATCGCCAAGATCGCCGCGAAGGTGATGGCTGGCGCCTCACTCGAGGAACTCGACGTGGAAGAACAGGTCCCTTCCCAGACCTCGATCAAGGAGGTCGTCCTGCCGTTCGATCGGCTGCCGGGCTCGGACCCGCGGCTGGGCCCCGAGATGAAGTCGACGGGTGAGGTGATGGGTACCGCCGACACGTTCGGCAAGGCTTACGACAAGGCGCAGGACGCCGTCGGCAAGCCGATTCCCGAAGATGGGACGGTCGTCATCGACCTCTCGGCCGACGAGTTCCCCGACCCCGACACCGAGGCTGGCGAGGCGCTCGTCGCCGGCTTCACCGAGTACTACGACCTCTGTGAGGCCGTCGATCTCGTCGAGGCCGCCCGCCGGGGCGAGGTCGACCTGATCGTCTCCCGCAAGCGCGAACTGCTCGAGGTGGCCGTCGAAGAGGAGATCACCTACTTCTCGACGGAGGCCTCCGCGAAGGCCGCGCTCGAGGCCAGGGCCCACCGGGACGATCCGATGGACGTGCAGTCGATCACCGATCGTCCGAAACGGAACGAGTACTGGGGGCAGCCCAAAACACAGTAG